ttttttaaacattttccagaaggaaatttaaatttctttgtgcTCAAAgcgtagaaataaataatatttggcttattaagtatatatattCTAACaaccaattaatttttttttaataaaacattgcgCGGTCTTTTCAAACATGAAAGTAATTTGTGTTGTTAATGTGTCGCAAGAAGTCTACAAAGCGTTATTCTAATAGTTACACGACatcgatttttattatatttatattacaaatgatTTACGTCTACTTAATACGAATCTCGGCTTATAATATCACATAATAACGGACCTGCGTCCACACTTCACAATCATCTGGGTGACGTGACGTAGTGACCGTGAGGAATCATTTCGAATACGTTTTGCGGGTTTCGAAATTTTCTGTGCAAATGCAACATGTGTGTCTATATAAACCATAACCAGTCCACATTATTTACCGAACCACGTATTTAACAAGGAAGTCCTTGTTCAATTATCCATGCACTTTATTTCACTTTCACGTTATTACTCGTGTCTATATCACGAttcgattttcaaatatttcaacttGAGATTTTTAAGTCTTTGTTTTCACTGGTATTAGACGTGAATaggttcatcatcatcttcatcATCGGAGCGTCTCTCTAACGATGGTTCTCGCGGGGAACGCGGCGGGGGCGCGGGGCTGCCGGGATCCAAGTCCGGGGAGGGCGAACGTCGGGCCTGCGCGTAATAGCCTAGGGCCCCCAGTCCCGGCGCCCCCAGTGAGCCCAGATGGGCTGAAGGTCCCGGTAAACCAAGGCCCAGGGGCGGCACACCACCAAGAGGCGCTCCAGGGTATAACCTGGAAAGAATGGGGTTCTGTGAATTTGTTTCTTCCAACTTTTTACAATCAAACGCCATTGTTGCTTCGTGAAAACTTCGGCGAAATATCATAGTTATTATACATTATTGCAACGTTAAAACTGAAGCTCAttcttgaatatttaaaaaatacaacactATGCATTGTAGAGTAAATTCAATGAGGAAATTTACCTGTAGGGCAGCGGCTTCTGTAGCGTGTTTGCTGTAGCGGAGGCTGCAGCTGCGGCGGTTGCGGCGGCCTGCCGGTAGTACAAATCAGCGGctgcggcgggcgcgggctgTGCGGCGTGTGAGGGGTACGCCGGTACGCCCGCCCAGTACCCGCCATACAGCCGCTGGAACGCCGCGTAGTTTCCCGCCTCCGCTAGCAGCTCAAGGCCCACCGCCGTTTGTCGCTTCCATTTTGTCCTGTTGAAAAAACATCAAttgatatagtttttaaaaatctatgaaATTTTTAGACATCGGGATCAagatattttgcttttttaagctttttaactagctttaaaatatattgaagcttaaaatatataaggtaGCAATgctaaaagttaaattttccGTAATTATTGCGCTGTCTGAGACCGAATATGAccgtttaaaaatgttcacaAACAATAATGACATTAGGCcgttgaaaaagaaataaatcgtTGTCGTAGATACAAACGCAcacaaaaactttacaaaaccACATTGCAAATTGAAATGATCactaaaataatctaaactaTCGTTTACGGACCCCGAGGCCATAGATCACTCGCCCTGCAGCTTGTGACCCCCGATCGTCATCAAATTTGTCACAGGCCACTCGTGAGCACAATATAGATAACCACAATGGGatgactaataaaaaaataaataaataaaataataaatttgacaaaacGTCTTGGGCACTCGTGTGTTCATCGGAGCGTTGTCGAGtactttaatttgatttatttgattCACTCCGAAAGGGTGAATCGAAATGTATACGACATTACGAGATATTGCTTCGGGATGtcgttgattttttttaagtgatcTATTTAATCGTTTCAGAGAAGCGATTTAATCGAAAGTTTGATGATTTCGCAAGTAAAGTATTAACCACTATGtcatttatcattatttatagagcattaagatttttttctttgagaATATTACCGTTTAACATAAATAGCGCATGTAGAATTTAAGTTTTGCGATTTAAAAAGTCCAACGGTTTGTATGTGAGTTGTTAAACTAACAGTATAAATCTTTAAGCTTTTTATCACAGTTCGTTTCTATGCTAGAAAGTGTCAATTCTACATAagtatgtatattaatttttaaatactctaATTTACGCAGGCATTTGAAGGagtaaaagtaacaaataataccattaattaatataatatttgatgcCTCTTTCTGTTATATATAAGTAATCAAGAGACATGAGATTAAGAAATTAGAGattagaaaatgttaaataataaaactgtaaacaaAAAGCTTAAAGACCGGCcgcgtattttaaaatttaatttaatttttaaagtgaattcattttaatttagtttctaCAAGTGGTTTGTTATTGTCATCGAATGgaggtttttattaattcgaaGGGAGTTATTTCGAGGCGCATTATCATTTGCCGTTATTATTGTTACGCGGGAGCTATTGTAAGTCGGCGTCGTGTTGGGGTTGCCGCTGTACGGCTGTAAGCAGACGCTTCACTGGTTACCTCGTTAATTAATTTCTGTAAATggatcatttaattttattaaatgtaaatgagGGGGAGTTCGGGACTGTTTTGTTATTCATCTGATGCGGTATTATTAGATCTAGCATTGCTATCCTActtaatacaatttacaaCCCCCTTGTATCATAATTGCCTTTATATTACGAGTTACGAGTACGTTTGTAATGTAaagatttattgtaaaattgtcCCTACATATTTGAAGTACAGTTTTACTGCagtttgaaatgtaaaattttatatgcatccCTTCaggtatatattttcttatatataaaattcgcGTTTCACGATATTACCATAgtcctccaaaacggcttgaccgttttttataaaattttacatacatattcagtaggtgtgtgaatcggctactatctatttttcatatccctACTAAGTTCTTTTAACTGCGCACGGCcggagtcgcggacaacagctaatatttttttacatctttgATAAGAAGGAAGATGACAtaagataaagttatttaaggATGGTAATACAGCACTATAGTGTGTATTTGTCAATCAATAAAATTCTCATTcgatttgatattttcttatttgatCTAGCCAATAAGACCGGTGGGAACCTATGATGTGCAGGTAACTaagatttagttatttttttatatccgaTAATCCTATTTGGATATAGCTACGCATCTAATGAACACCTATTATTCACAAAATGTTAcgtaattacattaaaagacTGTTAAAAGTcaagtgttaatattttattttaataggatCGGCTCTATAATTATCAGTAGCTGACAATTGATCGATGGAAAGCGGCGGTACGCATTAATCTTGTATTATGACGGCTCATTCCGAGCGGCGAACATTCGACACTACTTATTTAATTGTCGAGTGCTGAATGAGAGGCAATCTGCTCAGTGACactattctttttattaacaccGCGGGGCACGGACAAAAAGCTCTCGGATAACACTCGAATGCTAGCCGCTGCTGGCTGCCGTCTCGAGCCGTCCCCTGCCCCAGCTGCGGCCGTCTCGAGGCGTCTCGCTACCTTCCTCTCGTTCCGACGTCAGCGGCGCATCGTGAAAGCTGGTTTCGTCCGTCTCTGTTCCGCGTCCCCCGTAACcacgcgccccccgcgccccggCGGAGTCTGCGCTCGCTCCGCCCAGTGGTTTAGTGATTTGATGCTGCGTGAACTGATTCAATTGTATTTCGAAACGGCTCGACCGAATGCGAGCCTTAACGGCTCTCGATAAAGACTAAAACGGTTCGCTAAAACGTCGCCGCTTACGACCTCTCCGAGGGGGAGGTTGTTTATCTCGATTTGTGTTTTTCGGCTACGTGATGCGAATTCGGCTTGTATAGACGACGAACAAAGAGAGCGCCGGCACACTCATCGATCCGAACAGTATGCGGCGTCGCGGACGCTTGCGACCTTTTACATCCGACAAACTCAGCCCAAATTGAGCTTGGTggaacattatttatatgccGCTTTAAAAGTTTCAGGACGACGAgtatttttatagtagaaGTTTGAACATCTTTATTTAGAAGGTtggcatttttatttaaaaacgtacagtaattattatcataatattcTACAGATTACTCTGGAATCTAAAAATCAACTGTAATGTCATATAATCAAATCGACAAagcagtatttttattttgacatttaggACGTACATATATGGTTTGTCTGGCGCCTAATGCTAAGTCGCAGAATTCTTAAACATTAAACTGCGTCATAATCCGAACTTGGCTCGGTCAAATCACTAGTTGCGAATTAAGCGGCCGCATAGTCTGCTATTAAACTCGTCCGAATCAGAAATGGCATTTGCAGCATTATGATTAGCGCGTAAATGATAAGTCAAGCGACCTGCGCGACCTTGCTTCGATTCCCGTGTCTTTGCGGAGGTGTAATTTGGAAGGGTTCTCGGGGTCGATTA
This sequence is a window from Papilio machaon chromosome 3, ilPapMach1.1, whole genome shotgun sequence. Protein-coding genes within it:
- the LOC106719612 gene encoding homeobox protein B-H1, which codes for MTVQRDERDARAPRTRFMITDILDAAPRDLSAHRDSDSDRSATDSPGVKDDSDDVSSKSCGGDASGLAKKQRKARTAFTDHQLQTLEKSFERQKYLSVQDRMELAAKLGLTDTQVKTWYQNRRTKWKRQTAVGLELLAEAGNYAAFQRLYGGYWAGVPAYPSHAAQPAPAAAADLYYRQAAATAAAAASATANTLQKPLPYRLYPGAPLGGVPPLGLGLPGPSAHLGSLGAPGLGALGYYAQARRSPSPDLDPGSPAPPPRSPREPSLERRSDDEDDDEPIHV